The DNA sequence GAAACACCGCATCCTGGCCGGGATAGACATGGGCAACAAGAACTACCAGGCCGACTGGGGACAGTCGCACCCCCTTGATACGGCCGGAGGCGGGGAGTTTCATATTCACGACCCTTATTACGGCGTACCGGCAAACGGCTACCCGGAATTTGACCGGGTTACCAGCCTGGAAGCAAGGGCCGTGACCGCCGGGGCTTAATGGACCAGCAATATACCGGCATCTACGTACAGGACGAGCTGGGTTTTCTTGATAACCGCATTCGTTTGACCCTCGCCGGACGTTACACCTACGTATCGCAGTCGGCCTGGGGAGATGCCGCAGAAACCGCGGAGCATTTTACGCCGCGCATCGGGCTTAGTGTTTCCATTGATAAATCCACTTCTTTTTATGCACTTTATGACCAGGCCTTTCTTCCGCAGAACGGCCTCCTGAGCGGCGGCGGCGAAGTAAAACCAATTACCGGCAACAATACCGAGCTGGGTATCAAAAAAGACTGGTTCGATAGCTGGAACACGACGCTGACCGTTTACAGGATCCTCAAGAAGAACGAACTGACCGCCGACCCCAACAGCCCGCCCAACTCGGGCCTGAGCATTGTGCTGGGCGAGAAAACCTCCCAGGGAGTGGAATTTGACCTCCGCGGAGAGATTACAAGGGGCCTTAACCTGGTGGCCAATTATGCCTATACGGATTCCAGGGTAACCGAAGTGGCGCCCGGCGTTCCTGATATCAGCGAAGACGATATTGTCCCCGGTTTTGCCGCACACACCATCAACGGCTGGCTGAGTTATCAGATCCAAACGGGGCCGCTCAAAGGGACAGGGATCTCCGCCGGCTTTACCAACCTTCTGGACAGGGCGACGGACTCATGGAGCGATTCCGATGTCAGGCTGCCTGATTATTTCCGGCTGGACGGCGGCTTATTCTGGCAGGGAGAGCATTTAAAGGTAACTGCTAATGTATTTAATATCCTGGATGAGTACCTCTACAGCGGCTCCTATTACTCATGGCTGAACGCCTTTTACTGGCAAACCGAAGCGCCCCGCAATTTCCGGCTAAGCGTGGGGTATCGGTTTTAACTGGCGGCCGGCGGCCTTCCCGGTGTTTCTGCTACCGCGAACGGATCTCTTTTTTCATAAAATATACATAGGAAAGCGCAAAACAGATCACGGTGACAGCGATAAGCCCGGTCAGCTGGGGCCAGACCAGCAACAGGCTTTGCCCCAGCGGCAGCGGGCTGGGAATAGCCCCCACCACCTGCGCCCTGGTAAGCGGGCCAAGGCTTCGAACCGAAGGCATCAGCAGGGTCAGCGTTGCATCGCTGAAAAGCTGACTGGGTGAAAGATCCTGCAGGAATAGAATAAATTTCTGGTGAGCCAGCATTTTTCCGGGGCCCGCCATTGCTCCGGGTTGGATGACCCTGGCGATCACGTTCAC is a window from the Anseongella ginsenosidimutans genome containing:
- a CDS encoding TonB-dependent siderophore receptor, with the protein product MDQQYTGIYVQDELGFLDNRIRLTLAGRYTYVSQSAWGDAAETAEHFTPRIGLSVSIDKSTSFYALYDQAFLPQNGLLSGGGEVKPITGNNTELGIKKDWFDSWNTTLTVYRILKKNELTADPNSPPNSGLSIVLGEKTSQGVEFDLRGEITRGLNLVANYAYTDSRVTEVAPGVPDISEDDIVPGFAAHTINGWLSYQIQTGPLKGTGISAGFTNLLDRATDSWSDSDVRLPDYFRLDGGLFWQGEHLKVTANVFNILDEYLYSGSYYSWLNAFYWQTEAPRNFRLSVGYRF